In one window of Maribacter sp. BPC-D8 DNA:
- the gcvP gene encoding aminomethyl-transferring glycine dehydrogenase yields MKTDVFALRHIGIRDEDLNTMFNTVGVENLEQLIFETIPEHIRLKEPLKLDPPMSEHKFLAHTEALSKKNKVFRTYIGLGYHESLIPSVIKRNILENPGWYTAYTPYQAEIAQGRLEALLNFQTIVSDLTGMKLANASLLDESTAAAEAMTMLFDVRSRDQKKNNIVKFFVSEEILPQTLSLLKTRSTPLGIELVIGNHEEFDFSTDFYGALLQYPGKYGQVYDYAGFVAKAKENDIKVAVAADIMSLVLLTPPGDFGVDVVVGTTQRFGIPLGYGGPHAAFFATKEEFKRNIPGRIIGVTKDTDGKPALRMALQTREQHIKRDKATSNICTAQVLLAVMAGMYGVYHGPKGLKYIASKIHATAVTLVDALENLGLYQINAAYFDTITVKADAKKVRPIAEANEVNFYYVDNDTISIAVNEATSLNDLNQIISIFAEALGKSATEVTSLLNATSIPSNIQRSSSFMENKVFNSYHSETELMRYIKKLERKDLALNHSMISLGSCTMKLNAASEMLPLSSSNWGNIHPFVPVDQAEGYQTILRELAKDLSVITGFADTSLQPNSGAQGEYAGLMVIRAYHESRGESHRNICLIPSSAHGTNPASAVMAGMKVVVTKTDDKGNIDVADLEEKTKLHSDNLAALMVTYPSTHGVFESSIKQITKLIHDHGGQVYMDGANMNAQVGLTNPATIGADVCHLNLHKTFAIPHGGGGPGVGPICVAPQLVPFLPSNPVITTGGEDAITAISAAPWGSSLVCLISYGYIKMLGEYGLTQSTKIAILNANYIKHKLEGKFDVLYTGEKGRAAHEMILDCRPFKKNGIEVTDIAKRLMDYGFHAPTVSFPVAGTVMIEPTESENLAELDRFCEAMTSIRAEIDESNADEPNNVLKNAPHTLEMATTDDWQFPYSRQKATFPLPYIAENKFWPSVRRVDDAYGDRNLICTCAPIEAYMETE; encoded by the coding sequence ATGAAGACTGACGTGTTTGCATTACGCCATATCGGCATTAGGGATGAAGATTTAAATACCATGTTCAACACGGTAGGTGTTGAAAATCTGGAACAGCTTATTTTTGAGACCATACCAGAACATATTCGCCTTAAAGAGCCCCTAAAATTAGATCCACCAATGAGTGAGCATAAGTTTCTTGCACACACAGAAGCGTTATCTAAAAAAAATAAAGTTTTTAGAACTTATATCGGTTTAGGCTATCACGAAAGTTTGATACCGTCAGTAATTAAAAGAAATATTCTTGAAAATCCGGGTTGGTACACCGCTTACACTCCGTATCAAGCTGAAATTGCCCAAGGTAGATTAGAAGCTTTATTAAACTTTCAGACCATAGTTTCAGATTTAACAGGAATGAAACTTGCAAATGCTTCGCTTTTAGATGAAAGTACAGCTGCTGCAGAAGCAATGACCATGCTTTTTGATGTAAGAAGTCGTGATCAAAAAAAGAACAATATTGTTAAGTTCTTTGTCTCAGAAGAGATTTTACCACAAACACTATCCCTTTTAAAAACCCGTTCGACTCCTTTAGGTATCGAATTGGTGATCGGCAACCATGAAGAATTTGACTTCAGTACTGATTTTTATGGGGCTTTATTGCAATATCCTGGCAAATACGGGCAAGTATATGATTATGCCGGTTTTGTAGCTAAAGCAAAAGAAAATGACATCAAAGTAGCTGTTGCTGCAGATATCATGAGTTTAGTACTCTTGACTCCTCCTGGAGATTTTGGTGTGGACGTAGTTGTTGGTACTACACAGCGTTTCGGAATTCCGTTGGGTTATGGTGGTCCTCATGCAGCATTCTTTGCTACTAAAGAAGAATTTAAAAGAAATATACCTGGTAGAATAATCGGTGTAACAAAAGATACCGATGGCAAGCCTGCTTTAAGAATGGCTTTGCAGACTAGGGAACAACATATAAAAAGAGACAAAGCCACATCTAACATTTGTACGGCACAGGTGTTATTAGCTGTAATGGCAGGTATGTACGGAGTATATCACGGTCCAAAAGGATTAAAATACATAGCCTCAAAAATTCATGCCACTGCAGTCACGTTAGTTGATGCTCTTGAAAATTTAGGACTATACCAAATTAACGCTGCTTATTTCGATACGATAACCGTCAAAGCAGATGCTAAAAAAGTACGCCCAATTGCAGAGGCAAATGAAGTTAATTTCTACTATGTAGATAATGACACCATTTCAATCGCAGTTAATGAAGCTACTTCTTTAAATGACCTTAATCAGATTATATCCATATTCGCAGAGGCTCTTGGTAAATCTGCAACAGAAGTTACCAGTTTATTAAACGCAACTTCAATACCAAGTAATATTCAGCGTAGCAGTTCTTTCATGGAGAACAAGGTGTTTAATTCATATCATTCAGAGACCGAATTAATGCGTTACATTAAAAAGTTGGAACGTAAAGATTTAGCTCTAAATCATAGCATGATTTCTTTGGGTAGCTGTACCATGAAGTTAAATGCGGCTAGTGAAATGTTACCATTAAGCTCTTCTAATTGGGGAAATATTCATCCATTTGTACCAGTTGATCAAGCAGAAGGATACCAAACTATTCTAAGAGAACTAGCAAAAGATCTTTCGGTTATTACTGGTTTTGCAGACACTTCTTTGCAACCCAATTCTGGTGCACAAGGCGAGTATGCAGGGTTGATGGTAATTAGAGCGTATCATGAATCTAGAGGAGAATCTCATAGAAACATATGCTTGATTCCTTCTTCTGCACACGGTACCAATCCGGCTTCTGCTGTAATGGCAGGTATGAAAGTTGTTGTAACTAAGACAGATGATAAAGGAAATATTGATGTTGCAGACCTTGAAGAGAAAACAAAATTACATTCAGACAACTTAGCTGCGTTGATGGTAACATATCCATCTACACATGGTGTATTTGAATCATCTATAAAGCAGATTACAAAATTAATTCATGATCACGGTGGTCAAGTCTATATGGACGGTGCCAACATGAATGCACAAGTTGGCTTAACAAACCCTGCGACCATTGGTGCAGATGTTTGTCACTTAAACCTACACAAAACTTTTGCGATACCACATGGTGGCGGCGGACCAGGTGTTGGTCCTATATGCGTTGCTCCACAATTGGTTCCTTTTCTACCAAGCAACCCGGTAATAACAACCGGTGGCGAAGATGCTATTACAGCAATTTCTGCAGCACCGTGGGGTAGCTCTTTGGTTTGCCTTATTTCTTACGGATATATTAAAATGTTAGGTGAGTACGGCCTTACCCAATCGACAAAAATTGCCATTCTTAATGCCAATTATATCAAACATAAGCTTGAAGGTAAATTTGATGTATTATATACAGGTGAAAAAGGGAGAGCAGCCCATGAAATGATTTTGGACTGTAGACCTTTCAAGAAAAATGGTATTGAAGTAACCGATATTGCAAAGCGATTGATGGACTACGGATTTCACGCCCCGACGGTATCTTTTCCAGTAGCAGGAACGGTGATGATCGAGCCTACCGAAAGTGAAAATTTAGCTGAGTTAGACAGGTTCTGCGAAGCAATGACTTCTATTCGAGCAGAAATAGATGAATCTAATGCTGATGAGCCAAATAACGTACTTAAAAATGCTCCGCATACATTAGAAATGGCCACAACAGATGATTGGCAATTTCCATACTCAAGACAAAAAGCAACTTTCCCATTACCATACATTGCCGAAAATAAATTTTGGCCTTCGGTACGTAGAGTTGACGATGCATATGGAGACCGTAATTTAATTTGCACGTGCGCACCAATTGAGGCGTATATGGAAACTGAATAA
- a CDS encoding 3-oxoacyl-ACP synthase III family protein: protein MSISITGTGSYIPDLKISNTDFNNHNFLNIDGTSFNHDNEVIIEKFKAITGIEERRYAPKEYTTSNLAFFAAEKAIENANIDKETLDYIIVAHNFGDLKEGYIQGDTLPSLATRVKHQLQIKNPKCVAYDLIFGCPGWLEGMIQANAFIKSGIAKKCLVIGAETLSRIVDDNDRDAMIYSDGAGAAILESSADGGEILAHESATYANDEANFLFFGESYNKEDEKKAYYIKMLGRKIYEFAVTNVPSAMASCLDNSGIKIDEVKKIFIHQANEKMDEAIVKRFYKIYGKEMPEGIMPMSISKLGNSSVATIPTLFDLVKDGKLENQEIKKGDVVIFASVGAGMNVNAMVYRI, encoded by the coding sequence ATGAGCATATCAATTACGGGAACAGGAAGCTATATTCCTGACTTAAAAATTTCTAACACAGATTTTAATAACCATAATTTTTTAAATATAGACGGCACATCTTTCAATCATGATAACGAGGTTATTATTGAGAAATTTAAAGCCATAACCGGTATTGAAGAAAGGCGATATGCTCCCAAAGAATACACCACTTCTAACTTAGCATTTTTCGCTGCCGAAAAGGCAATTGAAAATGCCAACATAGACAAAGAAACATTAGACTATATTATTGTTGCTCATAATTTTGGGGACTTAAAAGAGGGTTATATTCAAGGCGATACACTACCTAGTTTAGCCACTAGAGTAAAACACCAATTACAGATTAAGAATCCGAAGTGTGTTGCTTACGATTTAATCTTTGGCTGCCCAGGCTGGCTCGAAGGTATGATTCAAGCCAATGCATTCATCAAAAGTGGTATTGCTAAAAAATGTTTGGTTATTGGCGCTGAGACTTTATCAAGAATTGTAGACGATAATGATCGCGATGCTATGATATATTCTGATGGTGCAGGTGCTGCAATTTTAGAAAGCTCTGCCGACGGCGGTGAAATATTAGCGCACGAATCTGCAACCTATGCAAACGATGAAGCCAACTTTCTCTTCTTTGGAGAATCTTATAACAAAGAAGACGAGAAAAAGGCTTACTACATAAAAATGCTAGGTAGAAAAATTTATGAGTTTGCAGTAACCAATGTACCATCTGCTATGGCGTCATGCTTAGATAACAGCGGTATTAAGATTGATGAGGTGAAAAAGATATTTATTCACCAAGCAAATGAAAAAATGGATGAGGCGATAGTAAAACGTTTCTACAAAATATATGGCAAAGAAATGCCCGAAGGTATTATGCCTATGAGTATTTCAAAGCTAGGCAATAGCTCTGTTGCTACAATACCGACTTTATTTGACCTAGTAAAGGACGGTAAATTAGAAAATCAGGAAATTAAAAAGGGAGATGTTGTTATCTTTGCTAGTGTTGGCGCCGGAATGAACGTCAATGCAATGGTATACAGAATCTAA
- a CDS encoding methyltransferase, which translates to MYENSFPNKRYEHTLHFLRKYINANESILDLGVENPFTKIMVEDGYSVKNTQGEDLDIDYSTVTNTDADVITAFEIFEHLLAPLNLLSNTKATKLVASIPLKLWFSAAYRSKTDKWDRHYHEFEDWQFDWLLEKAGWEIQDSKKWAHPVKKIGFRPFLRLFTPRYYIVYATRK; encoded by the coding sequence ATGTACGAAAATAGTTTTCCAAACAAACGTTACGAACACACACTTCATTTTTTACGTAAATATATAAACGCCAACGAATCTATATTAGATTTAGGTGTAGAAAATCCGTTTACCAAAATCATGGTAGAAGATGGTTATTCAGTAAAGAATACCCAAGGTGAAGATTTAGATATCGACTATAGTACAGTAACGAATACCGATGCAGATGTCATTACTGCATTCGAAATTTTTGAACACCTTTTAGCGCCCCTGAATTTACTTTCAAATACCAAGGCTACTAAGTTAGTTGCTAGCATACCTTTAAAATTGTGGTTTTCTGCTGCCTATAGAAGCAAAACCGATAAATGGGACAGGCATTACCATGAGTTTGAAGATTGGCAATTTGACTGGTTATTAGAAAAAGCCGGATGGGAAATTCAAGATTCTAAGAAATGGGCTCATCCAGTAAAAAAAATAGGCTTCAGACCTTTTCTACGTTTATTTACACCGAGGTATTATATTGTTTACGCTACCAGAAAATAA
- a CDS encoding glycosyltransferase: MDYYIVIPIHNEEAFLKSTLDSILLQTLAPKKVILVNDNSTDRTENIIDEYRTANSLFQKLNTTSSTQHMPGSKVINAFNKGLQVLDDHYDVIVKLDADIILPPNYFKVISQHFKKNKNLGICGGFIYEQNNAGEWILNHPMDKDHVRGAIKAYSKACFKAIEGLKNAMGWDTVDELLAKFNDFNIQTDVTLKVKHLRPTGKAYNAKAKRLQGKAMYTMRYGFVITCIASLKMAIKNKSVKSFWNNMSGYIQASRNNTSYLVTTEEGKFIKNLRWTNIKRKIKA, from the coding sequence ATGGATTACTACATAGTTATTCCTATACACAACGAAGAGGCTTTTTTAAAAAGTACTTTAGACTCTATTTTACTACAGACACTAGCGCCTAAAAAAGTTATTTTAGTTAATGATAATTCTACCGATCGCACAGAGAACATCATAGATGAATACCGTACAGCAAACAGTCTGTTTCAAAAACTGAACACTACTTCGTCTACACAGCATATGCCCGGCAGCAAAGTGATTAATGCTTTCAACAAAGGATTACAAGTATTAGATGACCATTATGATGTTATTGTAAAATTAGATGCCGATATCATTTTACCGCCCAATTACTTTAAGGTAATTAGTCAGCACTTCAAAAAAAATAAGAATTTAGGTATTTGCGGCGGATTCATTTATGAACAAAATAACGCTGGAGAATGGATATTGAATCACCCAATGGATAAAGACCATGTTCGAGGTGCCATTAAAGCCTATTCTAAAGCTTGTTTTAAAGCAATAGAAGGATTGAAGAATGCAATGGGATGGGATACGGTAGACGAGCTCTTAGCCAAGTTTAATGACTTCAATATACAAACTGATGTAACACTTAAAGTAAAACACCTAAGACCTACAGGAAAAGCATATAACGCTAAAGCGAAAAGGTTACAAGGCAAGGCAATGTACACCATGCGTTATGGATTCGTAATCACCTGTATTGCTTCTTTGAAAATGGCAATAAAAAATAAATCTGTAAAATCATTCTGGAACAATATGTCTGGTTACATACAAGCCAGTCGAAATAACACCTCTTACCTAGTAACCACAGAAGAAGGTAAATTCATCAAAAATCTACGCTGGACAAATATTAAAAGAAAAATAAAAGCATAA
- a CDS encoding OmpH family outer membrane protein, translating into MKQVKKIAVALLLFVATTSFVNAQSKVAHIDVTQLLSAMPEMKSAEAELKKLQETYNADIEGSMTELRNKYTQYQNEAAAKSKEENEKRAIELQGYEKNIGEAQQRAQQEFQKKQAELFAPISEKAKAAIEQVAAAQGFDYVIDAQAGGGLIVAKGKDLLADVKKQLGF; encoded by the coding sequence ATGAAACAAGTAAAAAAAATTGCGGTAGCCTTATTGTTGTTCGTAGCAACGACAAGTTTTGTAAATGCCCAAAGTAAGGTAGCTCATATAGACGTTACTCAATTATTATCTGCAATGCCAGAAATGAAATCTGCAGAAGCTGAGCTTAAGAAATTACAAGAAACTTACAATGCAGATATTGAAGGTTCAATGACAGAGTTACGTAATAAGTACACACAGTACCAAAACGAAGCAGCAGCGAAGTCTAAAGAAGAGAACGAGAAAAGAGCAATAGAATTACAAGGTTACGAAAAGAATATTGGTGAGGCTCAACAAAGAGCTCAACAAGAATTTCAAAAGAAACAAGCTGAGTTATTCGCTCCTATTTCAGAAAAAGCTAAGGCGGCAATTGAACAAGTTGCAGCAGCACAAGGTTTTGACTACGTTATCGATGCGCAAGCAGGTGGTGGTCTAATCGTAGCTAAAGGTAAAGACCTTTTAGCTGATGTTAAAAAACAATTAGGTTTCTAA
- a CDS encoding OmpH family outer membrane protein, whose protein sequence is MSTKTKVLLIVSVIFMTIQVFAQRGVRMAYVDMEYILQNVDEYREATEQLATKVQRWKVEVEQKQSVVEQMKKDLMAEKVLLTPELIAEREEEIQILEREMIEYQQDRFGPQGDLVLQKRRLIQPIQDQVFNEVQKIGTNKKYDFIFDKSADVVMLYSEKRHDISDLVLRGIARTRKISKPTKKSNDRSRLDDFDDEEEEVVSEALQERLDKATEATETREKSAADAKAEQLKLREERKKAYEERRKKLLEEREAKKQEKLKERNSDTEKDDNSGTI, encoded by the coding sequence ATGAGTACAAAAACAAAAGTTCTATTAATAGTTTCGGTCATCTTCATGACAATACAGGTTTTTGCCCAAAGAGGGGTGAGAATGGCCTATGTAGATATGGAGTACATTTTACAAAATGTAGATGAGTACAGAGAAGCAACCGAGCAGTTAGCAACTAAAGTACAACGTTGGAAAGTTGAAGTAGAGCAGAAGCAAAGTGTTGTGGAGCAGATGAAGAAAGATCTAATGGCTGAGAAAGTGCTATTGACTCCAGAGCTTATTGCAGAACGCGAAGAAGAAATTCAAATTTTGGAACGAGAAATGATCGAGTACCAACAAGATCGTTTCGGACCACAAGGAGATTTAGTATTGCAAAAGAGAAGGTTGATACAGCCAATACAGGATCAAGTGTTCAATGAAGTACAAAAAATTGGCACGAATAAAAAGTATGATTTTATTTTTGATAAATCTGCGGATGTTGTAATGTTGTATTCCGAAAAAAGACACGATATCAGTGATTTAGTCTTGAGAGGTATTGCTAGAACAAGAAAAATTAGCAAACCAACTAAAAAATCAAATGATCGTAGTAGATTAGATGATTTTGATGACGAAGAGGAAGAAGTTGTAAGTGAAGCATTGCAAGAGCGTTTAGATAAAGCGACTGAAGCAACTGAGACAAGAGAAAAAAGTGCGGCCGATGCAAAAGCCGAACAATTAAAATTGCGAGAAGAGCGTAAGAAAGCGTACGAAGAAAGAAGAAAGAAGTTGTTAGAAGAGCGCGAAGCTAAAAAGCAAGAGAAATTAAAAGAAAGAAATAGCGATACCGAAAAAGATGACAATAGCGGTACTATTTAA